Proteins from one Triticum aestivum cultivar Chinese Spring chromosome 7A, IWGSC CS RefSeq v2.1, whole genome shotgun sequence genomic window:
- the LOC123154630 gene encoding disease resistance protein RGA5, with amino-acid sequence MDLATGAMGSLLLKLGQLLTEEYKLQTGVKEDVGYLERELESMHAALRKVGDVPRDQLDEQVKLWANQVRDLSFRMEDVVDKFLVRVEGAEPAIKPRKLKKLMKKMGDLFSKSKTRHEISDEIKDIKLRVKEAADRRDRYRVNGMAANPVGATTVDPRLLALYKDQKELVGIDDSLNELTKMMSDGDADGSRQLKILSIFGFGGLGKTTLAKALYDKHKAQFDCSAFVPVGRNPSVKKVLNDILLEIDGQKYSELDERQLINKLRGLLENKRYLIVTDDIWDKKTWELVKTALVCKNCGSRIITTTRTLEVATMASEVYKLQPLSLDLSKDLFHRRLSCAAIEWNNHLPAVVYDKILHKCGGIPLAIITIASLLAGKPVEFWSKVYTSIGFGHEENEDVENTRKILLFSYYDLPCHLKTCLLYLSIYPEDHLIEKDSLIWKWVAEGFVHEELGVGLFEIGERYFNELVNKSMIMAVEGDEHIGIITGCRVHDMMVDMICLLSKEEKFVTLLDSKEQYTSSHCNARRLVVHHRAQPLATTSTLQARSFNAMCSVDLLPSLSCFEVLRVLALEGNGTLNKCSYNLEHVGKLVHLRHLKLGSIGISELPKEIGHLKFLLVLDLGRNSIRELPESIGRLSELKCLNIWETDIEVPYWIGNLTSLEELCLGGVHGHSNFVTELGKLTELRKLRIFKSVYVHGDRRMNSWAKSVAKLSKIQVIDIGLVVGCRDSSHSHEENPWERIVLSPQIRVLHMSCLEPGMMARINPSLLPNLSHLKLHVCSPDMEVFGSFRELVALKLETVSTLHHDTIGGGAGAFPKLRFFRTEATLDSFQEGDMPVLESLQFEVVAQSSDDGISFDFDFASLGNLPLLKRVVITLYAPRADDEKAKETAKRAMDMLPNRVEHSIIPRATENWRRRLKHRLS; translated from the exons ATGGATCTCGCGACGGGGGCCATGGGCAGCCTCCTCCTCAAGCTTGGCCAACTCCTCACGGAGGAGTACAAGCTGCAGACGGGCGTCAAGGAAGATGTTGGGTATCTAGAGAGAGAGCTGGAGAGCATGCATGCTGCCCTCCGCAAGGTTGGGGACGTGCCGCGAGACCAGCTCGACGAGCAGGTCAAGCTCTGGGCCAACCAAGTCAGGGACTTGTCATTCAGAATGGAGGACGTCGTCGACAAGTTCCTGGTGCGCGTCGAGGGAGCTGAGCCTGCCATCAAGCCACGCAAACTCAAGAAGCTCATGAAGAAGATGGGAGACTTGTTCAGCAAGAGCAAGACTCGCCATGAGATCTCCGATGAGATCAAAGACATCAAGCTCCGCGTCAAGGAGGCGGCTGACCGACGTGATAGGTACCGGGTCAACGGCATGGCTGCTAATCCAGTTGGCGCAACCACTGTTGACCCTCGCCTATTGGCTTTGTACAAGGACCAGAAAGAGCTCGTTGGTATTGATGATTCGTTGAATGAGCTAACCAAGATGATGAGTGATGGGGATGCTGATGGGTCCAGGCAACTCAAGATACTCTCTATTTTCGGATTCGGAGGCCTTGGCAAGACAACTCTTGCCAAAGCACTGTATGATAAGCATAAAGCGCAATTTGATTGCAGTGCTTTTGTTCCGGTTGGACGGAACCCTAGCGTGAAGAAAGTTCTCAATGACATACTCCTTGAAATTGACGGCCAAAAGTACTCGGAGTTGGATGAAAGGCAGCTAATCAACAAACTCCGAGGATTACTCGAGAACAAAAG GTACTTGATTGTCACTGATGACATATGGGATAAAAAAACATGGGAGCTGGTCAAGACCGCTTTGGTGTGTAAGAATTGTGGAAGCAGGATAATCACAACTACTCGTACACTCGAAGTTGCCACAATGGCCAGTGAAGTATACAAGCTACAGCCACTTTCTCTTGATTTATCCAAGGATTTATTTCATAGAAGATTATCTTGTGCTGCAATAGAATGGAATAATCATCTTCCAGCAGTGGTATATGATAAAATTTTACACAAATGTGGTGGTATACCATTGGCTATAATCACAATAGCTAGTTTGCTTGCTGGTAAACCTGTGGAGTTTTGGTCTAAGGTATACACTTCAATTGGTTTTgggcatgaagaaaatgaagaCGTGGAGAACACGAGGAAAATACTTTTATTtagctattatgatctaccttgtcACCTCAAGACTTGCTTATTGTATCTGAGCATCTATCCTGAAGATCATCTGATTGAAAAAGATAGTTTGATATGGAAGTGGGTCGCCGAAGGTTTTGTCCATGAGGAACTAGGGGTAGGACTATTCGAGATTGGTGAGAGGTACTTCAATGAGCTGGTGAACAAAAGCATGATAATGGCGGTAGAGGGAGATGAACATATTGGCATCATAACTGGGTGTCGTGTCCATGACATGATGGTTGATATGATATGCCTATTGTCAAAGGAGGAAAAGTTTGTTACTCTATTGGATAGTAAGGAGCAATATACATCTTCACATTGCAATGCTCGCAGGCTAGTTGTTCATCATAGAGCCCAGCCCCTGGCTACCACGTCAACATTACAAGCAAGGTCATTTAATGCCATGTGCAGTGTTGATTTGTTGCCATCACTTTCATGCTTTGAAGTTTTGCGTGTCCTAGCTTTGGAAGGCAATGGCACTTTGAATAAGTGTAGCTATAATCTTGAGCATGTTGGGAAGTTAGTTCACTTGAGGCACCTCAAACTAGGGAGCATTGGTATCAGTGAGCTCCCAAAGGAAATAGGACATCTGAAGTTTTTGCTGGTACTGGACTTGGGTAGAAATAGCATAAGGGAACTTCCAGAGAGTATTGGTCGATTAAGTGAACTGAAGTGCTTGAACATCTGGGAAACAGACATTGAAGTGCCATACTGGATCGGAAATTTGACATCTCTGGAAGAGTTGTGCCTAGGAGGAGTTCATGGGCACTCCAACTTTGTGACAGAGCTGGGCAAGCTGACAGAGTTGAGGAAGCTCCGCATTTTTAAAAGCGTATATGTACATGGCGATAGGAGAATGAATAGTTGGGCCAAGTCTGTAGCCAAACTGAGCAAGATCCAAGTCATAGACATTGGTTTAGTTGTCGGGTGTAGGGATTCCAGTCACAGTCACGAAGAGAACCCCTGGGAACGGATTGTTCTGTCTCCACAAATACGTGTTCTACACATGTCCTGCCTAGAACCTGGGATGATGGCAAGGATCAATCCCTCGCTTCTTCCGAATCTGTCCCATTTAAAACTGCATGTATGCAGTCCAGATATGGAGGTCTTTGGAAGTTTTCGAGAGCTTGTCGCCCTCAAGCTGGAGACGGTGTCAACTCTCCACCATGACACCATTGGCGGCGGTGCAGGTGCGTTCCCCAAGCTAAGGTTCTTCAGGACAGAAGCAACGCTTGACTCGTTTCAAGAGGGGGATATGCCGGTCCTTGAATCACTCCAGTTTGAGGTCGTAGCACAGTCCAGTGATGATGGCATTAGCTTTGACTTTGACTTTGCTAGCCTAGGGAACCTCCCTTTGCTTAAGAGAGTCGTCATCACTTTATATGCCCCTCGTGCGGACGACGAGAAGGCCAAGGAAACGGCGAAGCGTGCAATGGATATGCTTCCCAACCGTGTCGAGCATTCTATCATACCAAGGGCTACAGAGAACTGGCGTCGGAG ATTAAAACATCGATTGAGCTAA
- the LOC123148914 gene encoding uncharacterized protein, translating to MLLLRASPAPAAVPISSFSAAPVPVAYAARSSFSTTTARCSVGNLSPVQFEPLRADADAGPGPDPAFLQAAAATADVDEQDQPQQEQEHGGKEEEDQGKKGGINVPRQRYIAVPKAALLDAALSLFPSQPAAEDFRRFARCLDAVLHAEHKETLEQMRAYYMLPDDEDEENGPGKASSGRASSSVNGRGSGLFGMSQDGDDDDDGRMSFLSRSLDWKTLLGLSPDPAPISPTRVAFATHFQRAFMNLLRNAQFEELSAQDLLLTYSLNSDYLLTLPVYVDWKKAAESNAIIFRRGYSTESQKGLLLVEKLDYLQSKLLQKIFFSLSKPLGKLGKWTNEALKKSTGSPGFQIWIDKLKLWLKEQTYAENSLLLIENYSRGKLTPDQLPDADLPIWIAAQRAVSRYEGFLSPVGPRGRLLRRVLTWTGLIPSLPEATLKSDTEAKQSEGYVRPNFLPRITLANIWEPASREACDNNIWEIIKASFGILFAKSTLQEPAFEELIILYSDDSAQSNEKESSEMQMLPPQLKIYEKIPIPDLPVVFPHKKLSFRILDTVRLDIATVIGLLAYVVNYKFESLASSPSAFLLDLAAFTALAILVFRVTLGYKQTRDRYQLLVNKTLYEKTLASGFGSVYFLLDASEQQQYKEALLAYAMLLGRNKVSSRSSIRDMCEQFMYEKFNAKIEMPIDKAMETLLRLGLVVELSTNGSSSSVIALPCPDAYEILKSRWDSLLEHKT from the exons ATGCTTCTGCTGCGCGCCAGCCCGGCGCCGGCGGCCGTCCCGATCTCCTCCTTCTCCGCGGCGCCGGTGCCAGTGGCTTACGCAGCCAGGTCGTCCTTCTCCACCACCACGGCCCGCTGCTCCGTCGGCAACCTCTCGCCGGTCCAGTTCGAGCCGCTccgcgccgacgccgacgccggccCCGGCCCCGATCCCGCCTTCCTCCAAGCAGCCGCGGCCACCGCCGACGTCGACGAGCAAGACCAGccgcagcaggagcaggagcatggcgggaaggaggaggaagaccaGGGGAAGAAGGGCGGCATCAACGTGCCGCGCCAGCGCTACATCGCGGTGCCCAAGGCGGCGCTGCTCGAcgccgccctctccctcttcccctcccAGCCCGCCGCCGAAGACTTCAGGCGATTCGCGAG GTGCTTGGACGCGGTCCTGCACGCGGAGCACAAGGAGACGCTCGAGCAGATGCGCGCCTACTACATGCTCCcggacgacgaggacgaggagaaTGGGCCTGGCAAAGCCTCCAGCGGCAGGGCGTCGTCATCGGTGAACGGCAGGGGCTCCGGGCTCTTCGGCATGTCCCAGGacggcgatgacgacgacgacggcagGATGTCGTTTCTCTCCCGAAGCCTGGACTGGAAGACTCTGCTCGGCTTATCACCGGATCCAGCTCCCATTTCTCCCACCAG GGTTGCCTTTGCGACTCATTTCCAGCGCGCCTTCATGAACCTCCTGCGCAACGCTCAGTTCGAAGAGCTCTCCGCGCAGGACCTGCTCCTGACCTACTCCCTCAATAGTGATTACCTCCTGACGCTGCCAGTTTACGTCGACTGGAAGAAGGCAGCCGAGTCTAATGCCATCATATTCCG GCGTGGGTATTCGACCGAGAGCCAAAAAGGCCTGCTGTTGGTGGAGAAGCTTGATTACCTACAGTCCAAACTGTTGCAGAAAATTTTCTTCAGCCTTTCCAAACCCTTGGGGAAACTGGGGAAATGGACCAATGAG GCATTGAAAAAATCAACAGGGAGCCCGGGATTTCAGATCTGGATTGACAAATTGAAGCTCTGGCTGAAAGAGCAAACTTATGCAGAGAATTCACTCTTGTTGATAGAAAACTATTCTAGGGGCAAGCTTACGCCAGATCAATTACCAGATGCAGATCTTCCTATTTGGATTGCTGCACAAAGGGCAGTCTCTCGTTATGAAGGATTCCTGTCACCTGTTGGTCCTCGCGGCAGACTCCTAAGAAGAGTGCTTACATGGACAGGATTAATTCCATCTCTGCCAGAGGCAACGCTGAAATCTGATACTGAAGCAAAACAATCTGAAGGCTATGTGAG GCCAAATTTTCTGCCTAGAATTACCCTTGCAAACATATGGGAGCCAGCAAGCAGAGAAGCTTGTGACAACAATATTTGGGAGATAATAAAAGCTTCTTTTGGCATTTTATTTGCCAAGTCTACTCTCCAG GAACCAGCATTCGAAGAACTGATCATACTTTATTCCGATGATTCTGCTCAAAGTAATGAGAAGGAGAGTTCTGAGATGCAGATGCTGCCGCCGCAGTTGAAAATTTACGAGAAAATACCCATCCCAGATCTGCCA GTGGTTTTCCCTCACAAAAAGTTGTCATTCCGCATCCTTGATACA GTAAGGCTTGATATAGCCACCGTTATAGGATTGTTGGCATATGTTGTCAACTACAAATTTGAGAGTTTAGCCTCATCTCC GTCAGCTTTCCTTCTTGATCTAGCTGCTTTTACTGCACTCGCAATACTCGTGTTCCGTGTGACTCTGGGATACAAACAGACCAGAGATAGGTACCAG CTTTTGGTCAATAAGACGCTCTACGAAAAGACATTAGCAAGTGGCTTTGGTTCAGTTTACTTTCTTCTTGATGCTTCCGAGCAACAACAG TATAAAGAAGCACTCCTGGCATATGCTATGTTACTTGGCAGAAATAAG GTGTCATCTCGCTCAAGCATCAGGGATATGTGCGAACAGTTTATGTATGAGAAGTTTAATGCTAAG ATTGAAATGCCTATCGACAAAGCTATGGAGACGCTGCTGCGGTTGGGTCTGGTGGTCGAGCTGTCAACTAACGGCAGCTCCTCCTCTGTAATAGCTCTTCCCTGTCCAGACGCTTACGAGATCCTCAAAAGCCGCTGGGATAGTCTGCTGGAGCATAAGACATAG
- the LOC123148915 gene encoding NADH dehydrogenase (ubiquinone) complex I, assembly factor 6 codes for MSGGTAVSGSLRTALSYCVQQVRSYDYHNYLCLLHLPPAMRKAAFTFWAFNVETAKAMDVVSDPRKGLMRLLWWKDVVDKVCAGKKVEHPVALALSSVLSEHKVSKHWLKRSLEARINDGNRDDDAIPENIPELERYAEDTQSTILYMTLQAGGIQSTIADHAASHIGKASGLLLLLKALPHHVSKQGKIPYIPASVAEECGLLAREGGRTEVRMGDALPDAVFKVASVAEAHLQKARELAASVPAEAVPVLLPAVPAQVLLDSLRRREFNVFDSRLSSGVHGISPLWYQLKLNWHSWRNKY; via the coding sequence ATGAGTGGGGGCACCGCGGTGAGCGGCAGCCTGCGGACGGCCCTCTCGTACTGCGTCCAGCAGGTGCGCAGCTACGACTACCACAACTACCTCTGCCTGCTCCACCTACCTCCGGCCATGCGCAAGGCCGCGTTCACCTTCTGGGCCTTCAACGTCGAGACGGCCAAGGCCATGGACGTCGTGTCCGACCCCCGCAAGGGCCTCATGCGCCTCCTCTGGTGGAAGGACGTGGTCGACAAGGTCTGCGCCGGCAAGAAGGTCGAGCACCCCGTCGCGCTCGCGCTCTCCTCGGTTCTCTCCGAGCACAAGGTCAGCAAGCACTGGCTCAAGCGGTCGCTGGAGGCGAGGATAAATGATGGAAACCGGGATGACGACGCCATTCCTGAGAATATTCCGGAGCTGGAGAGGTACGCGGAGGACACCCAGTCGACCATCCTGTACATGACGCTGCAGGCTGGTGGGATACAGTCCACCATTGCTGATCATGCTGCGTCGCATATCGGCAAGGCGagtgggctgctgctgctgctcaagGCGCTGCCTCACCATGTCAGCAAGCAAGGGAAGATACCGTACATCCCGGCGAGTGTGGCCGAGGAGTGTGGGCTGCTTGCCCGGGAAGGTGGCCGGACAGAGGTCAGGATGGGCGATGCGCTCCCGGATGCAGTTTTCAAGGTTGCGTCTGTTGCCGAAGCTCACCTGCAGAAGGCGCGGGAGCTGGCCGCGTCTGTGCCAGCAGAGGCTGTCCCCGTGCTCCTCCCAGCCGTGCCGGCCCAGGTCCTTCTGGACTCCCTGCGGCGCCGCGAATTCAACGTCTTCGACTCACGCTTGTCCAGTGGAGTCCATGGCATATCCCCTCTGTGGTACCAGCTGAAGCTAAACTGGCACTCGTGGCGAAACAAGTACTGA
- the LOC123152340 gene encoding NAC domain-containing protein 7, which yields MSGSTQPQVPPGFRFHPTDEELVDYYLRKKVASRRIDLNVIKDVDLYKIEPWDLQEKCRIGPEEEQSDWYFFSHKDKKYPTGTRTNRATAAGFWKATGRDKPIYAKHCLVGMRKTLVYYKGRAPNGQKSDWIMHEYRLETNENGPPQEEGWVVCRVFKKRLPTTRRDLDHDAPCWYVDDDGPFMHDLNSPMRGMPPHHSMALQEQHLQMLNNTYKRELKLQYQMPNHHHVLNTIPHELESPSSFHSLLVSPDDHQINVHHAQHHHVQLIDHAVDDQAATDWRVLDKFVASQLSNDAAKSVDYAHEGDILQLNEKAQELATDYASTSTSSSQVDPWK from the exons ATGAGTGGCAGCACACAGCCGCAGGTCCCTCCGGGTTTTCGGTTCCACCCAACCGATGAGGAGCTTGTGGATTACTACCTCCGCAAGAAGGTGGCCTCGAGGAGGATCGACCTAAACGTCATCAAGGATGTTGATCTCTACAAGATAGAGCCATGGGACCTCCAAG AGAAATGCAGGATAGGGCCTGAGGAGGAGCAGAGTGACTGGTACTTCTTCAGCCACAAGGACAAGAAGTACCCGACGGGGACTCGGACAAACCGCGCGACTGCTGCAGGGTTCtggaaggcgacagggagggacAAGCCCATCTATGCAAAGCACTGCTTGGTTGGCATGAGGAAGACCCTGGTGTATTACAAGGGCAGAGCTCCCAATGGCCAGAAATCCGATTGGATCATGCATGAGTACCGCCTCGAGACCAATGAGAACGGCCCTCCACAG GAGGAAGGGTGGGTAGTATGCAGGGTGTTCAAGAAGAGATTACCGACAACAAGAAGAGATCTAGATCATGATGCGCCATGCTGGTACGTCGACGATGATGGGCCCTTCATGCATGATCTCAACTCTCCCATGAGAGGAATGCCACCTCACCACAGCATGGCACTACAAGAACAACACCTCCAGATGCTCAACAACACCTACAAGAGAGAGCTGAAGCTGCAATATCAAATGCCAAACCATCATCATGTTCTCAACACCATCCCTCACGAGCTAGAGAGCCCTTCTTCCTTCCACTCTCTTTTGGTATCGCCAGACGATCACCAAATCAATGTGCACCATGCCCAGCACCACCATGTTCAACTTATTGACCATGCCGTCGACGACCAAGCTGCCACTGACTGGAGAGTTCTGGACAAGTTCGTTGCATCTCAGCTTAGTAATGATGCAGCCAAGAGTGTCGATTATGCTCATGAAGGAGACATTCTTCAGCTCAACGAGAAGGCACAAGAGTTGGCAACTGATTATGCGTCGACCTCAACATCGAGCAGTCAAGTTGATCCATGGAAGTGA